From Malus sylvestris chromosome 1, drMalSylv7.2, whole genome shotgun sequence:
tgagaataacgacgtcaccattatacatgattctcaatcatgtggttcagtctctcatttgagttcggaccttgatgagaccttgattccctggcttgagctatcgccccattagtgtcatagtgtcagtacactagatacactttctggttggaactgaatagagagttcataaatgaactttcccatccaaacaacattgttgtaagcttctatatggcaatatattttgcattaataatggaacacactaaattcattactttaatgtttccatccaaatatctctttagtcatattagattatgaatctaatccatcattggatgtttcttcattatgaatgaagagataaacagatatctctttagtcataataaagagatatctgtttatctcttcattcataatgaagaaacatccaatgatggattagattcataatctaatacatttacgcttccattacgttaatctaattcttcctcattctttgaggaatctatcctttagtatttcttaaatacttaaggactcacttgacagttgccatggttctgatcctgggcttgcactgatatcgtcttgtaccgttctaggtacaactcatatcaatgtttttcatacaatatgaaatacataaatcccctttatgcgtatgcataaaggattctatttacgcattatttctttgggagtcaaagagtacgttctctttgagaagagcaacttcttagtctcactagagttgtccttctaattgaagtttatcatcatatgagaaacttcctagcatctattgtctattattagggattgatataatccaattatatcatgaaatatatcattatagatttccatcccatgtatatagactatatctcccatatacattttatcttcatataatgttttaaagtcataactttaacgaagaagtattcttttcatttccaaaattaatatattatatatattaaatttttaggaacatgattaactcccatatacattctatcgttatagaatgtttaaagtcataactttaacgaagaagtattcttttcatttccaaaattaatatatcatatatatttaaattttaggaacattgatagacgcatatttatgcgacttggttaactagttttcttgcatttacgttattagttcttagttattttagtactttaagccattttcgtgtgtttgtaggtccaaagggctaaggtagcaagaaagtgcattttggtgcattttggagcagttttgagcttggaatggattgcttatgatatgagcaagatggatggacgaatttgaagaaaaaaagaggctaggaacatgctaaaaatctggtgaaacaaatacaagttgcaagaagggataaatttctagaaggattggccaaaacttcactcaaaaccatgcataccccataaaattcatcaatgtcgtggccttccctttgttttacttccaccagattttttagtgatgatgcaatgcctatctcactatgacatttgagtggatgatgtaatgcttaactcaccatgacatttgagtggatgatgcaatgcttaactcaccatgacatgtgagtggatgactcaaaacctaccctcaccaacaattctccaccttgccatgccttacctacttcattccaccagatttttgcattaaacatgtccatcctcttcctataaataccatggcagcaacctcattcaaatcatccagaaattaaccattctccaagcctttccttgcctctcctacatatctaaaccccttcccatccattcctccaaataaccaacccttcaacatcattccaaccttgttgtggcggcaaggagaaggagaaaagtccttggacgcgcttgctatccaacatggatcgttggaacgtttaggtgctttcttccctttgtttttcaatggttaaatttgtttatctttgttttgtaataatgaggaactaaaccccccttggctagggggggattcaaaaccatgtttatgcttgctatatgatttgattacttccaattgcgtttcttgaattgtgaattcaatttacttatccgttcgtataaaaactaatttgtgtatgttggttgagagtgcacgcttaattttcatgcatgaatttgacgctagaatataagggagtttcacctaatcgttatgaacttatattcacaagtagtgaaggttgctagtcacaatcacgttaagtaaattcttggcataagtttcatgcaaatcatagtaacgagtgcctcgtcaatgcttatgtttttcatagaacttaatgattcttgcttgtatctctattatgcaattcatgtagggaacttgtagggaatgttttgggttgtcgtatgcaatcatccaatctaataacttgttgaaaaactgagagttaattagtgcaattcacggttaatttggggcgttgagtattcataacttatcgaagagcaattggaaatcattttgtatgcaagcaagacatgtgtggagaagaaccccttagctagccttccattatccattcaacccaaatttgtttcaaatctatttaagtttttagtttattcgtttttactttcaacttcaccaaactcaaatcccccttttactttcttgttttaaaatcttttgtttacatttttaactttgtttctttttgtttttgagtcagtttagaggttttagcaagccctcctaatccccggtttagaacgataccctacttacatctatactacaattgtcaaaaagagggtttaatttgtgtgtcaagtaattttcgcatcaaattttggcgccgttgccggggattagcaactttgctaaatccccattgtttctttttatttcttttttgtgtgttttaattttagttttaattttattttgtttatttcaggtactagtttatgactcgtagttctcaaccagTTCGTGCACATATATCGAAGTTTGacgacaattttgaacgaactttgagaaggaaaaggaaagtaccagaacctaatccacctagttctagttctgaatccgaatttgaagaaaaggaggaggcagaaaaagacatggaggtggacaatcgaacaatcaaagaactttcagcttcgggattggacaatgccgcacctctatgcatccaataccccgcagcagcccgaggaaagacagaagaatttgaattgaagtcaagcttgttacaccacattccgaagtaccatgggttgtccatggaagatcctaacaaacacttgaaagaattcgaggtggtgtgttcgagcatgacccctgtcaatgtcgatgggagtattttgaagatgaaagccttccctttctctctcttggaaaaggcgaaggattggttgtacgaattggcgcccggaaccgtcacatcatgggaaagcatgaaacgggccttcttggagaagtttttcccaacttctcgagtcatcctcctacggaaaaggataagtggaattcaacaagaggaaggtgaatcttttcctacttattatgaacgttttaaatctcttgttgcttcttgtccacaacatcagatgaaggaggaacttcttttgcaatacttctacgaggggctactacctatcgaacgtcaaatgctagatgcctcggcaggaggagccttggtggacaagacccccacggcagcaaagactttaatttccaaccgtgcgttgaatgctcaacaatacgaaggcgttggacaaaggagtaacccacgaccacatcaagtcaataaggtaagtgccataaccgaacttcaaaatcaaatggctaaccttactactttgctttctcaggtagtggaaggtccaaaagtgcaaaacgtggcagcttgtggcgtgtgttccatgcaaggccaccttacggacaagtgcccacagttgatagaaaatggagggtgggagaccctcaatgccgtgggatttgacaaccaataccaaccaaggaatgaccccttttccaatacttacaatcccggttggcgtgatcatccaaatttcaaatggcgagaaccccaacaaggccaacaacaaagcggattGAGGCAACAACCCCCAGGTTTCTATaaaaagccgtttgcaccaactcaaccccaagcacaacctgcccaaaaatcaggttcgtctattgataatgatcaaaattttaatttactaacttctatggcgcagggaatgcaaaatagggacaaaaaggtggacgagttagagaaacaagtagggcaaattgccgagttcatggggcagtttcgagagcaaggcaagttgcctagctcaaccattgcaaatccaaaaggaggctttgaaaccgtcaatgcaatcatgttgagaagtggtacacaggttggagccaaaccaaaatcatccaaatcaagtcacgatgaggatgaaaagttgctacaagaggaagcacagggaccaaaactcacggccaaggatgaaCAATCCTTGCCACCACCATCTAGCCCTCCTAAGCcgtcccaaaccaccaaggtaagtccaaattcgactttttctagttccattccactaaatgtgccctttcctggcaggtttaggcaatcaaagaaggaagaagccgagaaggacattctagagacctttcggaaagttcaagtcaatattccgttccttgatgcaattaagcaagtcccgaggtatgctcagtttttaaaagaactttgtacatcaaggagaaggatttcgaacaaagaggtggtccaagtaagtgagaatgtttctgccatgttacaaaggaaattaccccgtaaatgcaaagatccgggtagttttacaattccgtgcgttattggcaagactaagtttgaacaatgcatgttagacttaggggcttcgattaatattatgccatactctatttatgcatctatgaacttaggtgagcttaaaaacgatggtgtgattattcaattagccgatcgttctaatgcatatccaaagggtgttttggaagatgtgttggtgcaggtgggcaatttgatttttccagcggacttttacgtgcttgacatggaggattcaccctattctaccccattgccgatactATTAGGGCGACCCTTCATGAAGacagcccaaaccaagattgatgtggctaagggagagttaacaatggagtttggtgatgaattgattaaattcaaagttcctgaatatgttaagaatcctcatgatgttcgttcttgttttgcaataGATGTGATTAAACATGTGGGGAAGGAACATTCATGCGCACCAATCAAGAAGGATGTCCCTAGATGCATCATCGATGAGGGTATTGGAGTGGAGCATACAAAGCATGTcatggaggatgtacccctccatgccgtggcacctagtcaagcttaaacggaggtaccgtccggctggaagacgttaaagaaagcgcttcgtgggaggcaacccatgcattcgacaaaggaaggcctagagagcactccaattccagatttgcgttcctaaacccttctctttgttgtttaattagtttctgccatatttagtttgttagtgtttgtttgtttgtttatgtgtttttgtgttagttatgctttgaaacattgaggacaatgtttggtttaagtgtgggggggtaaccaaagtgttttgatgcaaattcgtagggttttctcactcatacttcccaatgttgtttcttgctgtttttaggtgtttttaggctgttttggtgagTTTTAGTGTGTGCTGActcaaattcgtagggttttctcactcatacttcccaatgttgtttcttgctgtttttaggtgtttttaggctgttttggtgagTTTTAGTGTGTGCTGACTTAtaactccgaaaatcacataaaaatttgaaaaattgctttgcaaaacccaaaaagagttgtttttgtgtgtttgtttgtgtcttagggtaccttccaacacaatgatgaggatttggtttgtaatttcatggctgttaaagagagtgattaacatggatgaaagtttgatttactctttgtttatgcttggttgtggttataacttatgaatttacatgcaatcttaaaggaaaaatcagtttttgtaacatgcttgaaggaaagaactcaaactaacgctacaaccttgtgagacttgagcctaaacgtttatttggagagttaataatctgtgatttattgttttctaagtcgttgcatgatctcattattctttgcttggttactacttagaaggcgtttcatcatttagttccaaatgctagaactcatacccatttcattcaaagcatgtcattgatttgcataacacatattcaagataaagttgtgtagtgaccaccaccataaccaaaaagccgtgaatcccctatgtcattatgttttgtacgtTTTAATCCCGTTGAGCTTTGTGAGCCTTTTCTTTGTAACCCACATTACTCTCACCTAgcttagattaggaccatccattaaccttgttcttaaagcgtagtaaagcatgattcaaattgaattcctttgtggcagaaaacaagtgtgggggaagtgtttttcataaGGAAttatgtgccataggcacgggtaaaaagaaagaaaaaaaagaaaagaaaaatgtgaaaagaatgcgaaaagagttgaaaagaagtgaaaaagagttctaaagtgttgtttgatgaagaaggggtccaaaacaatgaattcgaccctaaggagttgtttaaatcttccccttgtgttttaaagctaatttctgcaatctaagtaaattctaagtctcaatttcattactttgcttactatcactttaagaacgtttgttttccttatcctttctttgttagccaataccccaagccccgttacaacccttgacttctatcttgagtgttatgtgtttcaatttgtggagattgaacttggtatgagcatatggtcactggttctcgcatctaagtagtagcattccattcatgagatcatatctcaacatgcttattaactctagaaattgtgttctttgttatacatatatgtgagcattcgtttttatatctacatcaattctctcacatataactagtatagggtgtgtagttagaaaatctgagtgaaaatagagtgcgtatcttgtaaggattgagggaattctctaaggcatgttactacattcaaaacattgttttaattggttaattgtgaattagtaagtagtgactatgattaagtatgtgcttaagtgttaaATTGACTCAATTATGTGGGAAtgataatctttaacatgtcatgtgcattggaaatccctaaggcaaatgttggaaggttaggttatgttttattttttttattttgctcgaggactagcaatagctaagtgtgggggaatttgatagacgcatatttatgcgacttagttaactagttttcttgcatttacgttattagttcttagttattttagtactttaagccattttcgtgtgtttgtaggtccaaagggctaaggtagcaagaaagtgcattttggtgcattttggagcagttttgagtttggaatggattacttatgatatgagcaagatggatggacgaatttgaagaaaaaaagaggctaggaacatgctaaaaatctggtgaaacaaatacaagttgcaagaagggataaatttctagaaggattggccaaaacttcactcaaaaccatgcataccccataaaattcatcaatgtcgtggccttccctttgttttacttccaccagattttttagtgatgatgcaatgcctatctcactatgacatttgagtggatgatgtaatgcttaactcaccatgacatttgagtggatgatgcaatgcttaactcaccatgacatgtgagtggatgactcaaaacctaccctcaccaacaattctccaccttgccatgccttacctacttcattccaccaaatttttgcattaaacatgtccatcctcttcctataaataccatggcagcaacctcattcaaatcatccagaaattaaccattctccaagcctttccttgcctctcctacatatctaaaccccttcccatccattcctccaaataaccaacccttcaacatcattccaaccttgttgtggcggcaaggagaaggagaaaagtccttggacgcgcttgctatccaacatggatcgttggaacgtttaggtgctttcttccctttgtttttcaatggttaaatttgtttatctttgttttgtaataatgaggaactaaacccccttggctagggggggattcaaaaccatgtttatgcttgctatatgatttgattacttccaattgcgtttcttgaattgtgaattcaatttacttatccgttcgtataaaaactaatttgtgtatgttggttgagagtgcacgcttaattttcatgcatgaatttgacgctagaatataagggagtttcacctaatcgttatgaacttatattcacaagtagtgaaggttgctagtcacaatcacgttaagtaaattcttggcataagtttcatgcaaatcatagtaacgagtgcctcgtcaatgcttatgtttttcatagaacttaatgattcttgcttgtatctctattatgcaattcatgtagggaacttgtagggaatgttttgggttgtcgtatgcaatcatccaatctaataacttgttgaaaaattgagagttaattagtgcaattcacggttaatttggggcgttgagtattcataacttatcgaagagcaattggaaatcattttgtatgcaagcaagacatgtgtggagaagaaccccttagctagcctttcattatccattcaacccaaatttgtttcaaatctatttaagtttttagtttattcgtttttactttcaacttcaccaaactcaaatcccccttttactttcttgttttaaaatcttttgtttacatttttaactttgtttctttttgtttttgagtcagtttagaggttttagcaagccctcctaatccccggtttagaacgataccctacttacatctatactacaattgtcaaaaagagggtttaatttgtgtgtcaagtaattttcgcatcaaacatgattaactcccactaatcttttgtaaacctagtaaacaaaagattcatttacatctttatgagaaatcaaacgatttgatcctttttctcataagatgctcatagctcccactagcttgctaagattcatgatggatggatctctacaacttacatgtcttgtgatttatagtttagacatatatattatcaagactatcttaataatggtttcggaaacccatataatgtccaaacattgaatcaccatttagttgtagctagctatcttcgaattaattgaaaccaagcctacgtcaaaaatggtttcttcaaagtcaaccatccttttgattgtagttaccttaagctaccaattagcttatgaaggtttctttatttcgggtcaaatggtactttaccatttccttgagtatatatcatatatatacactcaatgtagtcataaggattttcattcttatttctttcgaattaagaggtgcaactctatgacatagtcataaagttcaaaccattcaactgagacggtttataaatccttatcgactaccttggagcttttggtataggaactaggttgtttatatttgttgattactttcttgtctctcaaagaacccattctttgagttctatctctagttcatttgcttttaggcaaatcacattgtaggattacaatgaactacccaacaaaacaacatttgttagttggtttatagaagcgatatccaaaaattaatttaaggatatcccacaagattgttatcaaacaaatattgcttattagctcacaaccccaaatcttaacatgcttgagatttgtctttctttccaactacatcttatggagtcatgaaaaatttgaaagatcttctaattgacaatcatattgtttttagaagtatatatcctatatatgggtaatagataacatccaacgaactaaatcttattcgagttcgttcttctcctcatggagaaattcattatcttatgatgcttctttccttgatatctttcaagaaaactattctaaagtgttaccattccttggatcaaatctaaggatgtaaatactttagacgtcttactcatcaacttacatttcttgaattctttgaaaccttttgcaaagtat
This genomic window contains:
- the LOC126617982 gene encoding uncharacterized protein LOC126617982: MTRSSQPVRAHISKFDDNFERTLRRKRKVPEPNPPSSSSESEFEEKEEAEKDMEVDNRTIKELSASGLDNAAPLCIQYPAAARGKTEEFELKSSLLHHIPKYHGLSMEDPNKHLKEFEVVCSSMTPVNVDGSILKMKAFPFSLLEKAKDWLYELAPGTVTSWESMKRAFLEKFFPTSRVILLRKRISGIQQEEGESFPTYYERFKSLVASCPQHQMKEELLLQYFYEGLLPIERQMLDASAGGALVDKTPTAAKTLISNRALNAQQYEGVGQRSNPRPHQVNKVSAITELQNQMANLTTLLSQVVEGPKVQNVAACGVCSMQGHLTDKCPQLIENGGWETLNAVGFDNQYQPRNDPFSNTYNPGWRDHPNFKWREPQQGQQQSGLRQQPPGFYKKPFAPTQPQAQPAQKSGSSIDNDQNFNLLTSMAQGMQNRDKKVDELEKQVGQIAEFMGQFREQGKLPSSTIANPKGGFETVNAIMLRSGTQVGAKPKSSKSSHDEDEKLLQEEAQGPKLTAKDEQSLPPPSSPPKPSQTTKVSPNSTFSSSIPLNVPFPGRFRQSKKEEAEKDILETFRKVQVNIPFLDAIKQVPRYAQFLKELCTSRRRISNKEVVQVSENVSAMLQRKLPRKCKDPGSFTIPCVIGKTKFEQCMLDLGASINIMPYSIYASMNLGELKNDGVIIQLADRSNAYPKGVLEDVLVQVGNLIFPADFYVLDMEDSPYSTPLPILLGRPFMKTAQTKIDVAKGELTMEFGDELIKFKVPEYVKNPHDVRSCFAIDVIKHVGKEHSCAPIKKDVPRCIIDEGIGVEHTKHVMEDVPLHAVAPSQA